A single window of Verrucomicrobiota bacterium DNA harbors:
- a CDS encoding DUF1553 domain-containing protein, which produces MEMIKEAGNICHSGSARAWHRAMRCGASNPKNRRKSPLFNGFSPVNVSFMRIGYSLSLAGSQAVVNHPSAGLKASQSRSSRGFSLLVLCCLAAAGVGGVVRAETELSSVRFEEHIRPLFKAMCFHCHGEEKEKKGDLDLRLVRLMKAGGKSGSVLTPGDAHGSLLWRKINSDKMPEGPKKLTPQQKTLVRQWIEQGALTTDPEPADVADARFSAMELKHWAFQPVIRPQVPQVEGYALATPVDAFIARRLADRALPFSPTADRATLIRRVTFDLTGLPPTPEAVQAFKQDEAPNAYERLVDRILASPQFGVRWGRHWLDTAGFAESEGGVESDPKRPHAWRFRDYVIDSFNANKPIDAFFREQLAGDELAPPNPPDPGNARQIELLTASGFVRMAPDPTQANDTLDNRNAAAADSIKVVSTAMLGLTVGCAQCHDHKYDPITIDDYYAFRAIFDPLFPLKGNDWRRPSERLIDVTPADLRAKAERIEAEAKVVEDEINARKLVLGREILAKKLADVPEKRRDEVRLANEAAEKDRNEQQRKLLEDFPMVKSPQFIAGFLVEYDNAAHRKFEKESEKVAAIRATKPPKHLLMVADEKPGIEPVSAVLFRGDPASPGEKVAPSELAVLRRRPPLASVPSKDPNRPTTGRRLAYAQHLTSGTHPLTARAFVNRVWLHHFGRGLVATPNDFGLNGDRPSHPELLDWLADEFVRHGWDQKRLHRLILLSTAYQQQSRRTPRLDAIDPQNELVGRMNVRRMEAEAIRDAVLAVSEKLNPTLGGPSVPVTVNGEGKAVLGEQKFRDGLVTGVQDANNANAFRRSIFVEVQRSLPLNMLLTFDQPEMNPNCDLRRHSTVTTQSLWFLNDEFLVQAADDLARFILDSGADRESQLRSLYQRLFASKPSLQELGSLIDFLDQQSDYYRLNPDPEFEKRVGPDGKGKAPALRALSALCQTLLASNRFLYID; this is translated from the coding sequence ATGGAAATGATCAAAGAAGCTGGCAATATCTGTCATTCGGGATCCGCACGCGCTTGGCACCGCGCGATGCGGTGCGGAGCCTCCAATCCAAAAAATCGCCGAAAAAGCCCGTTGTTTAACGGGTTCTCACCCGTTAATGTGTCCTTTATGCGAATCGGTTATTCACTCAGTTTGGCGGGCAGCCAGGCTGTTGTGAATCATCCATCCGCCGGGTTGAAGGCTTCCCAATCTCGCTCCTCGCGCGGATTCAGCCTCCTCGTTTTGTGCTGCCTGGCCGCGGCTGGAGTGGGCGGGGTGGTCCGAGCCGAAACCGAGCTGAGCTCGGTGCGATTCGAGGAGCATATTCGTCCCCTCTTCAAGGCCATGTGCTTCCATTGCCATGGTGAGGAAAAAGAGAAAAAGGGAGACTTGGACCTGCGGTTGGTCCGTTTGATGAAAGCGGGGGGCAAGTCCGGCTCCGTCCTGACCCCGGGAGATGCACACGGCAGTTTGCTCTGGCGCAAGATCAATTCCGATAAAATGCCGGAAGGTCCCAAAAAGCTGACTCCCCAGCAAAAAACACTCGTTCGCCAGTGGATCGAGCAAGGCGCTCTAACCACCGATCCTGAACCGGCGGACGTGGCTGATGCCCGGTTTTCCGCGATGGAACTCAAGCACTGGGCTTTTCAGCCGGTGATCCGCCCGCAAGTCCCGCAGGTCGAAGGATACGCGCTCGCCACGCCGGTCGACGCCTTTATCGCGCGCCGCCTCGCCGATCGAGCCCTGCCTTTCTCCCCCACCGCGGACCGGGCCACGCTGATCCGTCGCGTCACCTTCGACCTAACCGGCCTTCCGCCCACGCCTGAGGCAGTCCAGGCCTTTAAGCAGGACGAGGCCCCGAACGCGTATGAGCGCCTGGTCGATCGCATCCTGGCCTCCCCGCAATTCGGTGTTCGTTGGGGGCGTCATTGGCTCGACACGGCCGGATTTGCGGAAAGCGAGGGAGGGGTCGAATCCGATCCGAAACGGCCGCATGCCTGGCGCTTCCGGGATTACGTCATCGACTCGTTCAACGCCAATAAACCCATCGATGCCTTTTTTCGCGAGCAACTTGCAGGTGATGAATTGGCTCCCCCAAACCCGCCGGATCCCGGCAACGCGCGGCAGATCGAGCTCTTGACCGCATCGGGCTTCGTGCGCATGGCGCCCGATCCGACCCAAGCGAACGACACCTTGGACAACCGCAACGCCGCGGCCGCCGATTCCATCAAAGTGGTGAGCACCGCCATGCTAGGACTGACGGTCGGTTGCGCGCAATGCCACGACCACAAGTACGACCCGATCACCATTGATGACTATTACGCCTTTCGCGCCATTTTTGACCCCTTGTTTCCGCTCAAGGGCAATGATTGGCGTCGGCCCAGCGAACGTTTGATCGATGTGACCCCGGCGGACTTGCGGGCCAAAGCCGAGCGCATCGAAGCTGAAGCCAAGGTCGTCGAGGACGAAATCAACGCCCGCAAACTCGTCCTCGGCCGGGAGATCCTCGCCAAAAAGTTGGCGGACGTGCCGGAAAAACGTCGGGACGAAGTGCGCCTCGCGAACGAGGCTGCCGAGAAGGATCGCAATGAACAACAGCGCAAATTGCTCGAGGACTTCCCGATGGTCAAATCCCCTCAATTCATTGCCGGGTTCTTGGTCGAGTACGATAACGCCGCGCATCGCAAATTCGAGAAGGAGTCGGAAAAAGTCGCCGCCATTCGAGCCACCAAACCCCCGAAACACCTCCTCATGGTCGCGGACGAAAAACCCGGCATCGAACCCGTCAGCGCCGTTTTGTTCCGCGGGGATCCCGCCAGCCCCGGCGAGAAGGTCGCCCCTTCAGAATTGGCTGTGCTCCGGCGCCGCCCTCCGCTGGCGTCCGTGCCGAGCAAAGATCCGAATCGCCCCACCACCGGAAGGCGCCTCGCCTACGCCCAGCATCTCACCAGCGGCACCCATCCGCTCACCGCCCGCGCCTTTGTCAATCGCGTTTGGCTGCATCACTTCGGCCGCGGCTTGGTGGCTACCCCCAACGACTTCGGACTGAATGGAGATCGCCCCTCGCACCCCGAGCTCTTGGATTGGCTGGCTGACGAATTCGTCCGTCATGGCTGGGACCAGAAACGCCTCCATCGCTTAATCCTGTTATCAACCGCCTATCAGCAACAGTCCCGGCGCACACCACGGCTGGATGCGATCGACCCGCAGAATGAACTCGTCGGACGGATGAACGTGCGCCGCATGGAAGCGGAGGCGATTCGCGACGCCGTCCTGGCCGTCAGCGAAAAATTAAACCCGACCCTGGGCGGACCCAGCGTCCCGGTCACCGTGAACGGAGAGGGAAAGGCGGTCCTGGGCGAACAAAAGTTTCGGGACGGGCTTGTCACTGGGGTCCAGGACGCCAACAACGCCAACGCCTTTCGCCGGAGCATCTTTGTGGAAGTGCAGCGGTCCCTCCCGCTCAACATGCTGCTCACGTTCGACCAGCCCGAGATGAATCCGAACTGCGATCTCCGGCGCCATTCAACCGTGACCACGCAATCCCTCTGGTTTCTCAATGATGAGTTTCTCGTCCAAGCCGCGGACGATCTGGCGCGGTTCATCCTGGACTCCGGCGCCGATCGGGAGTCCCAGCTCCGCAGCCTGTATCAACGCTTGTTCGCCTCCAAGCCCTCCCTGCAGGAGCTCGGCAGCCTGATCGATTTCCTCGACCAACAATCGGACTACTACCGCCTGAACCCCGATCCGGAGTTTGAGAAGCGAGTCGGACCCGACGGCAAGGGCAAAGCCCCAGCCCTGCGGGCGCTGAGCGCGCTGTGCCAGACCTTGCTCGCTTCAAACCGGTTCCTCTACATCGATTAG
- a CDS encoding hybrid sensor histidine kinase/response regulator has protein sequence MGVHSWLTLLMSSTKSRILVVDDISKNLQVVGTMLRNEGYHVMPATSGRQALERAAAQPPDLILLDLMMPEMDGLEVCSRLKAEPLTRQIPVIFLTASNEMEHLMKGFEAGAVDYITKPFNAPELLARVRTHLELKHARERLREMNEEKNEFMGIAAHDLRNPLGAITGYAEIILEEAAALRPEPVERLDLARKELTECASRINAASKRMAEMVQNLLDANRIERGEMQLNLARTELGPSLSSVVESQRPHAATKQQTIHLELPATPATAMVDPGVAVQVLENLVSNAVKYSPPGRNIFVRLQHSPQSVRCQVRDEGPGLSAEDQKKLFGKFARLSAKPTGGEHATGLGLSIVKKMVEAMNGKVWCESELGKGATFIVELPAA, from the coding sequence ATGGGTGTCCATTCGTGGTTAACCCTCCTCATGAGCTCAACCAAGTCCCGCATCCTCGTGGTGGACGACATCTCGAAGAATCTGCAGGTGGTCGGCACGATGTTGCGCAACGAAGGCTACCACGTCATGCCAGCAACCAGCGGCCGCCAGGCGCTGGAACGCGCGGCCGCCCAGCCGCCCGACCTGATCCTGCTCGATCTCATGATGCCCGAAATGGACGGCCTCGAAGTCTGCTCGCGGCTCAAGGCCGAGCCGTTGACCCGCCAGATTCCGGTGATCTTTCTAACGGCGAGCAACGAGATGGAGCACCTGATGAAAGGGTTCGAGGCGGGGGCGGTGGACTACATCACCAAGCCGTTTAATGCCCCCGAGCTGCTGGCCCGCGTGCGGACCCACCTGGAACTGAAGCATGCCCGCGAACGTTTGCGGGAAATGAACGAGGAAAAGAATGAGTTCATGGGTATCGCCGCGCACGACCTACGAAATCCGCTCGGGGCCATCACCGGCTATGCCGAAATCATCCTCGAAGAGGCAGCGGCACTCCGGCCCGAACCGGTGGAACGGCTCGACCTGGCACGTAAGGAGTTGACCGAATGCGCCAGCCGCATCAACGCCGCCTCCAAACGCATGGCGGAGATGGTCCAGAATCTTCTCGACGCGAATCGGATCGAGCGCGGGGAAATGCAACTCAACCTGGCGCGAACCGAGCTTGGACCGTCGCTGAGTTCGGTGGTCGAATCGCAGCGGCCTCACGCCGCCACCAAGCAGCAGACAATTCACCTTGAGCTTCCAGCGACCCCAGCCACAGCCATGGTGGATCCGGGTGTCGCCGTACAGGTCCTGGAGAATCTGGTTTCCAATGCAGTGAAGTATTCGCCGCCGGGGAGGAACATTTTTGTCCGCCTGCAGCACTCACCGCAGTCCGTCCGCTGCCAAGTCCGCGACGAAGGTCCTGGTCTCAGCGCGGAAGATCAGAAGAAACTTTTCGGCAAATTCGCCCGCCTGAGCGCGAAGCCCACGGGCGGCGAACACGCGACCGGCCTGGGACTGTCCATCGTCAAGAAAATGGTGGAAGCGATGAATGGCAAAGTCTGGTGCGAAAGTGAGCTGGGCAAGGGCGCGACCTTCATCGTCGAGCTGCCGGCCGCTTGA